One Candidatus Krumholzibacteriia bacterium genomic window, CTGCGCGAGCTGCTTCATCGCCTCCGGACTGGAGATTTCCATGCGCGCACGCAGCGTCTCGCCGTGCGCGGAGAACGCGTCGTCGATCATGCGGCGCGTAATCGAACCCGCCGGATACGCGATGACACCGTGCCCCACCAGATCCTTCAGGGTGACGCCGCGGCGGGCGGCCAGCGGGTCGTCCGGACGGACCACCACCACCAGTTCCTCGCGATAGATGGGCCGGATGGACAGGCCCCGGTGCGGGACGGGGAGGGTGACGGTGGCGAGCTCGATGCGCCGGGCGGCGAGCGCGTCGAGCAGGCGCTGCGTGTCCCCCACCATGATTTCGATGCGCACCCCGGGGTGGGCCCCGTGAAACGCGCGGTAGACGTCCGGAAGCACGTAGACGCTGGCCGCGTCGGTGTTCCCCACCCGCAGGGTCCCGCTCTCCAGACCCCGCAGCCCGCGCATCTCGGCCTCCATGCGCTCCAGGCCGCGCACCACCTCCTCGGCCCGGACCGCCAGCATTGCACCCGCCTCGGAGAGCACCAGCCGCCGCCCCCGGCGCACGAAGAGCTTCTGCCCCATCTCCTCCTCGAGCTTCTTGAGCTGGAGGCTGATGGCGGGCTGGGTGACGTAGTGCTCTGCCGCGGCGGCCACGACGCTGCCCAGCCGTGCCGTCGAAAGGAAGTATCGCAACTGCCGGATTTCCATAAGTTTTTCTTATACTAACTATAACTCGAATAAATTTCAATTATATTCAGCCCCGACGTATTCTTGGGCGGTTCCCAACCTGCCGCCCCCCGGGGCGACCCTATCGGAGGAGATTCATGAAGCAGAAACAGACCATTCGTCCCGCGACCGGCAAGCTCGGCATTCTCATGCCCGGCATGGGTGCCGTCGCCACCACGTTCATCGCCGGCGTCGAAGCCGTGCGCGCCGGTATCGCAAAGCCCATCGGCTCGCTGACCCAGATGGGCACCATCCGGCTCGGCAAGCGCACCGACAACCGCTCGCCGCACATCAACGAGTTCATCCCGCTCGCCCAGCTCGACCAGATCGAGTTTGCGGGCTGGGATCCCATTCCCGACAACGCGTACCAGGCCGCCCTCAAGGCGGGCGTGCTGGAGAAGGAGCTGCTCAACCAGCTGCGCGAACCGCTGGAAGCGATCACGCCCATGACGGCCGTGTTCGACAAGAACTACGTCAAGAAGCTCGACGGACCCAACGTCAAGAAGGGCAAGAACTGGATGGAGCTCGCCGACCAGGTGCGCGAGGACATCAAGCGCTTCAAGGCCGAGAAGAAGCTCGACCGCATGGTGATGGTGTGGTGCGGCAGCACCGAGGTCTACCTCGAGGCCAAGCCGGTGCACCAGACCGTCAAGGCATTCGAAGAGGGTCTGCGCAACAACGATCCGGCCATCTCGCCGAGCATGGTGTACGCGTACGCCGCCCTCAAGGAGCGCGTGCCCTACGCCAACGGCGCGCCCAACCTGAGCGTCGACATCCCCGCGATGATCGAGCTGGCCAAGGAGATGCGCGTGCCCATCTGCGGCAAGGACTTCAAGACCGGCCAGACCATGATGAAGACCATCCTGGCGCCGGGGTTCCGGGCGCGCATGCTGGGTGTGAGCGGCTGGTTCTCCACCAACATCCTGGGCAACCGCGACGGCGAGGTGCTGGACGATCCGGAATCGTTCAAGACCAAGGAAGTGAGCAAGCTCGGGGTGCTGGAGTCCATCCTGCAACCGCAGCTCAACCCGGACCTGTACGGCAACATGTTCCACAAGGTGCGGATCAACTACTATCCGCCGCGCGGCGACAACAAGGAGGGCTGGGACAACATCGACATCTTCGGATGGCTCGGTTATCCCATGCAGATCAAGGTGGACTTCCTGTGCCGCGATTCGATTCTCGCCGCACCCATCGTGCTCGACCTGGCGCTGTTCCTCGACTTTGCGGAGCGCGCCGACATGTCCGGCATCCAGGAGTGGCTGTCGTTCTACTTCAAGAGCCCGCAGACCGCGCCCGGCCTCTACGCCGAGCACGACCTGTTCATCCAGCTCATGAAGCTCAAGAACAACCTGCGTCACGCGATGGGTGAGGAACTCATCACCCACCTGGGCCAGGAGTACTACGCGTAGCGGTGCCGCTGCACGCCGTTGAACCATGGACCGACCCGCGGTGGGACGCCTACGTGGCGTCCCACCCGCGGGCGACGGTGTACCACACCTCCGCCTGGATCCGCATCGTCTGCGAGATCGGGCGCTATCCCTCCCTGTGTCTGCTGCACGAAACCGACGGCCGCGTAACCGGCGTGCTGCCGCTGGTGGCGGTGGAGAGCCGCCTCACCGGCAACCGTATTTCGACGCTTCCCTTTTCCGACGTGTGTTTCGCGCTGGCCGACGACGCGGCAACCGCGCGCGCACTCACCGGCGAAGCCCGCGCCATGCGCGCCAAGAGGAGCGCCGCCTTCTACGAGATGCGGGGTCTGCCCGCGCTGCGCGACGGGTCGGATACCCCGGCGGAGGGATTCGCCCCCAGCGGGCATTTCTGGAACTACCTCATTCCACTCGCGGGGGATGCTGAGGCGGTAAAGAAGACGTTCAGCCGTACCGCCGTCCGGCAGACGATCACCAAGGGGATCCGGCTCGGCGTGCAGGCGCGGGTGGCCACGGACACGGCGGATCTCGAGGCCTTCTACACGCTCTACGTGCGCAACCGGCGGCGTCACGGCATTCCGCCGCAGCCACGCCTGCTTTTCGCCACCATCCTGGAGCGATTGTCACAGAATCCGAGCGCCATGCTCTACCTGGCCGAACACGAGGGCACCCCGGTGGCGGGACTCATCATGATGCGCTACAACGGCGTCACCTACGCCAAGTACGAGGGCGTGGACGAGACACGCCGCGATCTGGTGGCACTGTATCCGTTGTTCTGGAAGACCATCGAGGACGCGGTGCTGGCCGGCGATCACAGCTACGACTTCGGCCGCACCGCGGGTGACAACGCGGGGCTGAACCAGTTCAAGCAGCGCTGGGGCACCACCCAGGTCGCGCTGCCCTACTACTTCGATCCCCCCGCCGAGGGCATGAGCGTGGTCAAGAGCGACTCGCTCAAGTACCGCGTGTTCACGCGCGTCTTCCGCACCATGCCGGAATCATGGACCGTTCGGGTGGGCGAGAGAATCTTCCGCCATTTCGGCTGAGCTCCCCGAAAACCGGAAGGGGACCCTTGTTCCGTGCAGGAACAAGAATCCCCTTCGTGTCGGCAAAACGACTCGAGGAACGCGTGCGAACCGGGGACCTAGTCCCGGTAGATCGACTTGACGCCACCCCAGGTGGACTGCTCAGTCGCCACCGCGCATCCCTGAACCGAGATTGTCAGATCGCGAATATCACCGTAGTGACCGCTGCCGCCGCTGGCGCAGGCCGCGTCGCGGTAATCCGGGTAACCCGCGGGTGCGACACCGTTGCCCAGCCACACGCCGTTACCGATACCCCACGTCATACAGCTCGCGGTGTAACCCTGCAGGTGCGCGCTGACGGCGTGGTTGCTCACCGCACCCACCACCGCGCCACCAACGTACTGAATGGTGCGGACTTCGGTGTAGGTGTCGATCAGGCCGGTGTACTGCGCGTCGCCGCCGGCCCAGGGGCCGGTGCCACCGAGCACGATGGTGCCGCCGGCATACGTGATCTGGTAGATCCGCTGGCCGGTGCCGCCAACCACGAGGTCGACCACCAGGAACACGCTGGCGACCTGCGGGCACAGGACCTTCCAGTCGGTTCCAAAGGTCGCGCCATCCCAGGACTCCGCGTGCAGCACGTTGCCAACGCCGACAAAGTTGCCCGCGGCCCACGACGACGCCTCGCGGCCCTCGTCGAAGTCAAGGTTGGTGGACTTGTAGGTGCCGTTGGCGGGCGGACCCGCGTAGACGGCCACCGAACCCACCACCAACACCGCGGTGAAAATTGAAATCAAAATCGCATTCCTCATACC contains:
- a CDS encoding inositol-3-phosphate synthase — protein: MKQKQTIRPATGKLGILMPGMGAVATTFIAGVEAVRAGIAKPIGSLTQMGTIRLGKRTDNRSPHINEFIPLAQLDQIEFAGWDPIPDNAYQAALKAGVLEKELLNQLREPLEAITPMTAVFDKNYVKKLDGPNVKKGKNWMELADQVREDIKRFKAEKKLDRMVMVWCGSTEVYLEAKPVHQTVKAFEEGLRNNDPAISPSMVYAYAALKERVPYANGAPNLSVDIPAMIELAKEMRVPICGKDFKTGQTMMKTILAPGFRARMLGVSGWFSTNILGNRDGEVLDDPESFKTKEVSKLGVLESILQPQLNPDLYGNMFHKVRINYYPPRGDNKEGWDNIDIFGWLGYPMQIKVDFLCRDSILAAPIVLDLALFLDFAERADMSGIQEWLSFYFKSPQTAPGLYAEHDLFIQLMKLKNNLRHAMGEELITHLGQEYYA
- a CDS encoding LysR family transcriptional regulator, whose protein sequence is MRYFLSTARLGSVVAAAAEHYVTQPAISLQLKKLEEEMGQKLFVRRGRRLVLSEAGAMLAVRAEEVVRGLERMEAEMRGLRGLESGTLRVGNTDAASVYVLPDVYRAFHGAHPGVRIEIMVGDTQRLLDALAARRIELATVTLPVPHRGLSIRPIYREELVVVVRPDDPLAARRGVTLKDLVGHGVIAYPAGSITRRMIDDAFSAHGETLRARMEISSPEAMKQLAQAGLGASILPRPVVAAELERGTLKTVSVPGAHFEREIGMVHREDEALSPAAAVFLEMVAARFRDVGSQKGR
- a CDS encoding GNAT family N-acetyltransferase; protein product: MPLHAVEPWTDPRWDAYVASHPRATVYHTSAWIRIVCEIGRYPSLCLLHETDGRVTGVLPLVAVESRLTGNRISTLPFSDVCFALADDAATARALTGEARAMRAKRSAAFYEMRGLPALRDGSDTPAEGFAPSGHFWNYLIPLAGDAEAVKKTFSRTAVRQTITKGIRLGVQARVATDTADLEAFYTLYVRNRRRHGIPPQPRLLFATILERLSQNPSAMLYLAEHEGTPVAGLIMMRYNGVTYAKYEGVDETRRDLVALYPLFWKTIEDAVLAGDHSYDFGRTAGDNAGLNQFKQRWGTTQVALPYYFDPPAEGMSVVKSDSLKYRVFTRVFRTMPESWTVRVGERIFRHFG